The Chaetodon trifascialis isolate fChaTrf1 chromosome 17, fChaTrf1.hap1, whole genome shotgun sequence genome has a segment encoding these proteins:
- the oscp1a gene encoding protein OSCP1a isoform X2: MSVRTLPLVIINLGGEMLYILDQRLQALNTSEDNSEKGVWSENDRKRVMNDIVRTMFSKSLIDELLKPQQLYSHRTLKTVLTRLAHASIMRLNPASMDRLYELMIMAFKYQVFLCPRPKDLLLISYNHIDAIREFVKDTPVVVNQVDETHRKIIEVYSSLSEGEFQLLRQTLLIFFQDMHVRVSLFLKSQVQNPNGRFALSPSGPVPHGIDVPGLIRTFDSQAREVRRSEFPTGGSYTSPIREGSFDLHGDRVTRLGMNMYTVNHPEETHTSKAPSVKTDDTPNLLAKEELNLLARLMGSMKSEDLPKAETGFRINLFTTDQEEEEAGASGGVEESLFGVINIQAMQDEQAATELARIAGEFAEREEQPEETNSNKGDDLLAMMDEL; the protein is encoded by the exons ATGTCTGTGAGAACTCTGCCTCTGGTTATCATTAATCTTGGTGGAGAGATGCTTTACATACTGGACCAACGCCTGCAAGCTCTCAACACGTCTGAGGACAATTCAGAGAAAG GAGTGTGGTCAGAAAATGACCGGAAAAGAG TTATGAATGACATCGTTCGGACCATGTTTAGCAAATCCTTAATAGATGAACTTCTCAAACCTCAGCAGCTGTATTCTCACAGGACACTGAAAACCGTGCTAACTCGGTTAGCGCACGCCTCCATCATGAGGCTGAACCCAGCCAGCATGGACAGG CTTTATGAGCTGATGATCATGGCGTTCAAATACCAAGTCTTCCTTTGTCCACGGCCAAAGGATTTGCTGCTCATCTCTTACAATCACATAGACGCCATCAGGGAATTCGTAAAAGACACTCCTGTGGTTGTGAACCAAGTGGATGAGACACATAGGAAGATCATTGAG GTTTACTCATCTTTATCAGAAGGTGAATTTCAGCTTCTCAGACAGACACTGCTCATATTTTTTCAAGACATGCATGTTCGC GTGTCACTTTTCCTCAAAAGTCAAGTCCAGAATCCCAACGGACGCTTTGCCCTGTCGCCATCAGGCCCAGTGCCTCATGGGATAGATGTTCCAGGGCTTATTAG GACGTTTGACAGTCAGGCCAGAGAAGTGAGACGAAGTGAGTTCCCCACAGGAGGAAGTTACACCAGCCCCATCAGAGAGGGATCTTTTGACCTGCATGGAGACAGAGTCACCAGACTGGGCATGAACAT GTACACTGTGAATCATccagaggagacacacacatccaaggCTCCCTCTGTCAAG acagatgacACTCCCAACCTGCTGGCCAAAGAGGAGCTGAACCTGCTGGCTCGCCTGATGGGCAGCATGAAGTCCGAGGACTTGCCCAAAGCTGAAACTGGCTTTCGGATCAATCTGTTTACTACAGaccaagaggaggaggaggc GGGAGCTTCAGGTGGAGTTGAGGAGTCCTTGTTTGGAGTGATAAATATTCAAGCGATGCAG GATGAACAGGCTGCGACTGAGCTGGCCCGAATCGCCGGAGAGTTTGCAGAACGAGAGGAGCAGCCTGAAGAAACCAACAGTAACAAAGGAGACGACCTGCTGGCCATGATGGACGAGCTCTGA
- the oscp1a gene encoding protein OSCP1a isoform X4, whose translation MSVRTLPLVIINLGGEMLYILDQRLQALNTSEDNSEKVMNDIVRTMFSKSLIDELLKPQQLYSHRTLKTVLTRLAHASIMRLNPASMDRLYELMIMAFKYQVFLCPRPKDLLLISYNHIDAIREFVKDTPVVVNQVDETHRKIIEVYSSLSEGEFQLLRQTLLIFFQDMHVRVSLFLKSQVQNPNGRFALSPSGPVPHGIDVPGLIRTFDSQAREVRRSEFPTGGSYTSPIREGSFDLHGDRVTRLGMNMYTVNHPEETHTSKAPSVKTDDTPNLLAKEELNLLARLMGSMKSEDLPKAETGFRINLFTTDQEEEEAGASGGVEESLFGVINIQAMQDEQAATELARIAGEFAEREEQPEETNSNKGDDLLAMMDEL comes from the exons ATGTCTGTGAGAACTCTGCCTCTGGTTATCATTAATCTTGGTGGAGAGATGCTTTACATACTGGACCAACGCCTGCAAGCTCTCAACACGTCTGAGGACAATTCAGAGAAAG TTATGAATGACATCGTTCGGACCATGTTTAGCAAATCCTTAATAGATGAACTTCTCAAACCTCAGCAGCTGTATTCTCACAGGACACTGAAAACCGTGCTAACTCGGTTAGCGCACGCCTCCATCATGAGGCTGAACCCAGCCAGCATGGACAGG CTTTATGAGCTGATGATCATGGCGTTCAAATACCAAGTCTTCCTTTGTCCACGGCCAAAGGATTTGCTGCTCATCTCTTACAATCACATAGACGCCATCAGGGAATTCGTAAAAGACACTCCTGTGGTTGTGAACCAAGTGGATGAGACACATAGGAAGATCATTGAG GTTTACTCATCTTTATCAGAAGGTGAATTTCAGCTTCTCAGACAGACACTGCTCATATTTTTTCAAGACATGCATGTTCGC GTGTCACTTTTCCTCAAAAGTCAAGTCCAGAATCCCAACGGACGCTTTGCCCTGTCGCCATCAGGCCCAGTGCCTCATGGGATAGATGTTCCAGGGCTTATTAG GACGTTTGACAGTCAGGCCAGAGAAGTGAGACGAAGTGAGTTCCCCACAGGAGGAAGTTACACCAGCCCCATCAGAGAGGGATCTTTTGACCTGCATGGAGACAGAGTCACCAGACTGGGCATGAACAT GTACACTGTGAATCATccagaggagacacacacatccaaggCTCCCTCTGTCAAG acagatgacACTCCCAACCTGCTGGCCAAAGAGGAGCTGAACCTGCTGGCTCGCCTGATGGGCAGCATGAAGTCCGAGGACTTGCCCAAAGCTGAAACTGGCTTTCGGATCAATCTGTTTACTACAGaccaagaggaggaggaggc GGGAGCTTCAGGTGGAGTTGAGGAGTCCTTGTTTGGAGTGATAAATATTCAAGCGATGCAG GATGAACAGGCTGCGACTGAGCTGGCCCGAATCGCCGGAGAGTTTGCAGAACGAGAGGAGCAGCCTGAAGAAACCAACAGTAACAAAGGAGACGACCTGCTGGCCATGATGGACGAGCTCTGA
- the oscp1a gene encoding protein OSCP1a isoform X1 gives MSVRTLPLVIINLGGEMLYILDQRLQALNTSEDNSEKGRGVWSENDRKRVMNDIVRTMFSKSLIDELLKPQQLYSHRTLKTVLTRLAHASIMRLNPASMDRLYELMIMAFKYQVFLCPRPKDLLLISYNHIDAIREFVKDTPVVVNQVDETHRKIIEVYSSLSEGEFQLLRQTLLIFFQDMHVRVSLFLKSQVQNPNGRFALSPSGPVPHGIDVPGLIRTFDSQAREVRRSEFPTGGSYTSPIREGSFDLHGDRVTRLGMNMYTVNHPEETHTSKAPSVKTDDTPNLLAKEELNLLARLMGSMKSEDLPKAETGFRINLFTTDQEEEEAGASGGVEESLFGVINIQAMQDEQAATELARIAGEFAEREEQPEETNSNKGDDLLAMMDEL, from the exons ATGTCTGTGAGAACTCTGCCTCTGGTTATCATTAATCTTGGTGGAGAGATGCTTTACATACTGGACCAACGCCTGCAAGCTCTCAACACGTCTGAGGACAATTCAGAGAAAGGTAGAG GAGTGTGGTCAGAAAATGACCGGAAAAGAG TTATGAATGACATCGTTCGGACCATGTTTAGCAAATCCTTAATAGATGAACTTCTCAAACCTCAGCAGCTGTATTCTCACAGGACACTGAAAACCGTGCTAACTCGGTTAGCGCACGCCTCCATCATGAGGCTGAACCCAGCCAGCATGGACAGG CTTTATGAGCTGATGATCATGGCGTTCAAATACCAAGTCTTCCTTTGTCCACGGCCAAAGGATTTGCTGCTCATCTCTTACAATCACATAGACGCCATCAGGGAATTCGTAAAAGACACTCCTGTGGTTGTGAACCAAGTGGATGAGACACATAGGAAGATCATTGAG GTTTACTCATCTTTATCAGAAGGTGAATTTCAGCTTCTCAGACAGACACTGCTCATATTTTTTCAAGACATGCATGTTCGC GTGTCACTTTTCCTCAAAAGTCAAGTCCAGAATCCCAACGGACGCTTTGCCCTGTCGCCATCAGGCCCAGTGCCTCATGGGATAGATGTTCCAGGGCTTATTAG GACGTTTGACAGTCAGGCCAGAGAAGTGAGACGAAGTGAGTTCCCCACAGGAGGAAGTTACACCAGCCCCATCAGAGAGGGATCTTTTGACCTGCATGGAGACAGAGTCACCAGACTGGGCATGAACAT GTACACTGTGAATCATccagaggagacacacacatccaaggCTCCCTCTGTCAAG acagatgacACTCCCAACCTGCTGGCCAAAGAGGAGCTGAACCTGCTGGCTCGCCTGATGGGCAGCATGAAGTCCGAGGACTTGCCCAAAGCTGAAACTGGCTTTCGGATCAATCTGTTTACTACAGaccaagaggaggaggaggc GGGAGCTTCAGGTGGAGTTGAGGAGTCCTTGTTTGGAGTGATAAATATTCAAGCGATGCAG GATGAACAGGCTGCGACTGAGCTGGCCCGAATCGCCGGAGAGTTTGCAGAACGAGAGGAGCAGCCTGAAGAAACCAACAGTAACAAAGGAGACGACCTGCTGGCCATGATGGACGAGCTCTGA
- the oscp1a gene encoding protein OSCP1a isoform X3 has translation MSVRTLPLVIINLGGEMLYILDQRLQALNTSEDNSEKGRVMNDIVRTMFSKSLIDELLKPQQLYSHRTLKTVLTRLAHASIMRLNPASMDRLYELMIMAFKYQVFLCPRPKDLLLISYNHIDAIREFVKDTPVVVNQVDETHRKIIEVYSSLSEGEFQLLRQTLLIFFQDMHVRVSLFLKSQVQNPNGRFALSPSGPVPHGIDVPGLIRTFDSQAREVRRSEFPTGGSYTSPIREGSFDLHGDRVTRLGMNMYTVNHPEETHTSKAPSVKTDDTPNLLAKEELNLLARLMGSMKSEDLPKAETGFRINLFTTDQEEEEAGASGGVEESLFGVINIQAMQDEQAATELARIAGEFAEREEQPEETNSNKGDDLLAMMDEL, from the exons ATGTCTGTGAGAACTCTGCCTCTGGTTATCATTAATCTTGGTGGAGAGATGCTTTACATACTGGACCAACGCCTGCAAGCTCTCAACACGTCTGAGGACAATTCAGAGAAAGGTAGAG TTATGAATGACATCGTTCGGACCATGTTTAGCAAATCCTTAATAGATGAACTTCTCAAACCTCAGCAGCTGTATTCTCACAGGACACTGAAAACCGTGCTAACTCGGTTAGCGCACGCCTCCATCATGAGGCTGAACCCAGCCAGCATGGACAGG CTTTATGAGCTGATGATCATGGCGTTCAAATACCAAGTCTTCCTTTGTCCACGGCCAAAGGATTTGCTGCTCATCTCTTACAATCACATAGACGCCATCAGGGAATTCGTAAAAGACACTCCTGTGGTTGTGAACCAAGTGGATGAGACACATAGGAAGATCATTGAG GTTTACTCATCTTTATCAGAAGGTGAATTTCAGCTTCTCAGACAGACACTGCTCATATTTTTTCAAGACATGCATGTTCGC GTGTCACTTTTCCTCAAAAGTCAAGTCCAGAATCCCAACGGACGCTTTGCCCTGTCGCCATCAGGCCCAGTGCCTCATGGGATAGATGTTCCAGGGCTTATTAG GACGTTTGACAGTCAGGCCAGAGAAGTGAGACGAAGTGAGTTCCCCACAGGAGGAAGTTACACCAGCCCCATCAGAGAGGGATCTTTTGACCTGCATGGAGACAGAGTCACCAGACTGGGCATGAACAT GTACACTGTGAATCATccagaggagacacacacatccaaggCTCCCTCTGTCAAG acagatgacACTCCCAACCTGCTGGCCAAAGAGGAGCTGAACCTGCTGGCTCGCCTGATGGGCAGCATGAAGTCCGAGGACTTGCCCAAAGCTGAAACTGGCTTTCGGATCAATCTGTTTACTACAGaccaagaggaggaggaggc GGGAGCTTCAGGTGGAGTTGAGGAGTCCTTGTTTGGAGTGATAAATATTCAAGCGATGCAG GATGAACAGGCTGCGACTGAGCTGGCCCGAATCGCCGGAGAGTTTGCAGAACGAGAGGAGCAGCCTGAAGAAACCAACAGTAACAAAGGAGACGACCTGCTGGCCATGATGGACGAGCTCTGA
- the lsm10 gene encoding U7 snRNA-associated Sm-like protein LSm10: MESQGNESPPSGPVLTEVISSIRERAITENSMVVLLQGLQGEVTTVDMKNESTARGRVVSVDAFMNVRLQNVLYRDRRGQLTRLQDLFITGRNIRYVHIPDHIDIMKTIQSQLARIQRVNNFASHGGGRNEYAKKKK, encoded by the coding sequence ATGGAGTCACAGGGAAATGAATCTCCGCCGTCGGGTCCGGTTCTAACCGAAGTCATCAGCTCCATCCGGGAGCGCGCaatcacagaaaacagcatGGTGGTCCTGCTGCAGGGTCTGCAGGGCGAGGTGACCACAGTGGACATGAAGAACGAGAGCACGGCGCGGGGCCGCGTGGTCAGCGTGGACGCCTTCATGAACGTACGCCTGCAGAATGTGCTGTACCGGGACAGACGGGGTCAGCTCACCCGGCTGCAGGACCTGTTTATCACCGGCAGGAACATTCGCTATGTTCACATCCCAGACCACATAGACATAATGAAGACCATCCAGAGCCAGCTGGCCAGGATCCAGAGAGTAAACAACTTTGCCAGTCATGGAGGAGGCAGAAATGAGTACgccaagaagaaaaaataa